In Lathamus discolor isolate bLatDis1 chromosome 12, bLatDis1.hap1, whole genome shotgun sequence, a genomic segment contains:
- the GLTP gene encoding glycolipid transfer protein — MALLLEHEFKPLPADKQIETLPFLEAVAHLPPFFDCLGTPIVYSPVKADLAGNIKKIRAVYDSNPTKFKTLQNILEVEKEMHGSAWPKTGATLALMWLKRGLKFMLVLLQSISDGERDEEHPNLIRVNALKAYEIALKKYHGWMLQKLFTGSVYALPYKSDLLKALEKGKEVKEEESIEKIHQFLSRVTPILDAIYEMYTKMNAELSYKA, encoded by the exons ATggcgctgctgctggagcacgAGTTCAAGCCGCTGCCCGCGGACAAGCAGATCGAGACGCTGCCCTTCCTGGAGGCCGTGGCCCACCTTCCGCCCTTCTTCG ATTGCCTGGGCACTCCCATCGTGTACTCGCCGGTCAAAGCCGACCTGGCTGGGAATATCAAG AAAATCCGTGCAGTTTATGACTCCAACCCCACCAAGTTCAAAACGCTGCAGAACATCCTGGAGGTGGAGAAGGAGATGCACGGCTCGGCCTGGCCCAAGACAGGCGCGACGCTGGCGCTGATGTGGTTGAAAAG GGGCCTGAAGTTCATGCTGgtgctcctgcagagcatctctgATGGTGAGCGGGATGAAGAGCATCCGAACCTCATCCGTGTGAATGCTTTGAAAGCTTATGAGATCGCGCTAAAGAAATACCATGGCTGGATGCTGCAGAAGCTCTTCACG GGCTCAGTCTACGCTCTCCCATACAAATCAGATCTACTGAAGGCACTAGAGAAGGGTAAAGAAGtcaaagaggaggaaagcatCGAGAAGATCCATCAGTTCCTCTCAAGGGTCacccccatcctggatgcaatCTATGAGATGTACACAAAGATGAACGCGGAGCTGAGCTACAAAGCCTGA
- the TCHP gene encoding trichoplein keratin filament-binding protein isoform X2, which produces MALWGRGPAVQRWAAGREREARSRQQWERTRRSFAQAAVCCSLQARWSEPRGPPRRAGPGAGGGRAGAGSAAAERLEQRRARLRRLLAEEREALAAELRRGRGAERPGKLSCSQGAEQLLFEHWKKKNAELREVESDLNKKHVTEAWGDQVQQKSKREATELEEKKRYENKYETARREALERMRQEEEKRRQEEKKQAEMLLQQIEELKLQEREATKLKKEQENLLKQQWELESLEEGRKQMEEHRKKRELGRFLRHQCNAQLQRRAQQIQEELEIDRQILSALLEKEDEEQRRQSARRERAVADAAWMKHVIEEQLQLEKEREAELQTIFREEARKMWEKREEEWQREKAARDRLMNEVLAGRQRQIQEKMELNRRAQEESIRYREQLIKELEEAKELTRREKEQEEELKRARRQELEAQLTEQRLEEQEEQQHRREEEEEERSAQQHCQELVQQEAKRMVEQGYPPKLYSYPKPAWT; this is translated from the exons ATGGCGCTGTGGGGCCGGGGCCCGGCGGTGCAGCGCTGGGCGGCCGGGCGGGAGCGGGAGGCTCGCAGCCGGCAGCAGTGGGAGCGCACCCGCCGCTCCTTCGCGCAGGCCGCCgtgtgctgctccctgcaggccCGCTGGAGCGAGCCCCGCGGCCCCCCGcgcagggccgggccgggcgccgGGGGAGGCCGGGCCGGTGCTGGCAGCGCGGCGGCGGAGCGGCTGGAGCAGCGGCGGGCGCGGCTGAGGCGGCTGCTGGCCGAGGAGCGGGAGGCGCTGGCGGCGGAgctgcggcggggccgcggggcggAGCGGCCGGGGAAG CTCTCCTGTTCGCAGGGCGCTGAGCAGCTGCTGTTCGAGCACTGGAAGAAGAAGAACGCGGAGCTCCGGGAG GTGGAGTCAGACCTGAACAAGAAACACGTGACAGAGGCTTGGGGGGATCAGGTGCAGCAGAAATCCAAG AGAGAAGCAACTGAGCTTGAAGAGAAAAAGCGTTACGAAAACAAGTATGAAACTGCGCGAAGGGAAGCATTGGAAAGAATGagacaggaggaagagaagcGGCGGCAGGAGGAGAAGAAGCAAGCAGAGATGTTGCTGCAACAAATAGAAGAGCTGAAGTTACAGGAGAGAGAG GCAACAAAGCTGAAAAAGGAACAAGAGAATTTATTAAAGCAGCAGTGGGAGCTGGAGAGcttggaagaaggaaggaaacaaatggaagagcacaggaagaagagagaactTGG tCGCTTTTTGAGGCATCAGTGCAACGCCCAGTTACAGAGACGAGCTCAGCAGATACAAGAGGAGCTG GAGATAGACAGGCAAATCCTATCAGCCCTCCTCGAGAAAGAGGATGAGGAGCAGCGCCGCCAGTCAGCGCGACGGGAACGGGCTGTAGCAGATGCTGCCTGGATGAAACATGTCATTGAGGAGCAGCTCCAGTTAGagaaggagagggaagcagagctgcagactATTTTCAG AGAAGAAGCTAGAAAGAtgtgggagaagagggaagaagaatGGCAAAGAGAGAAAGCAGCCAGAGATCGCCTGATGAATGAG GTCCTCGCAGGCAGACAGCGCCAGATCCAGGAGAAGATGGAGTTAAACAGACGAGCCCAAGAAGAGTCCATAAGGTATCGAGAGCAGCTGATTAAAGAACTTGAAGAGGCTAAAGAGCTGACTCGTCgagagaaggagcaggaggaggaactgAAGAGAGCAcggaggcaggagctggaggcacAG ctgaCAGAACAACGcttggaagagcaggaggagcagcagcaccggagagaggaggaagaggaggagagatcagcccagcagcactgccaggagcTGGTGCAGCAGGAGGCCAAGCGCATGGTGGAGCAGGGCTATCCCCCCAAG CTCTACAGTTACCCCAAACCAGCGTGGACCTGA
- the TCHP gene encoding trichoplein keratin filament-binding protein isoform X1: MALWGRGPAVQRWAAGREREARSRQQWERTRRSFAQAAVCCSLQARWSEPRGPPRRAGPGAGGGRAGAGSAAAERLEQRRARLRRLLAEEREALAAELRRGRGAERPGKVSGARPPLAPALGGSGTLRWHYAIQLSCSQGAEQLLFEHWKKKNAELREVESDLNKKHVTEAWGDQVQQKSKREATELEEKKRYENKYETARREALERMRQEEEKRRQEEKKQAEMLLQQIEELKLQEREATKLKKEQENLLKQQWELESLEEGRKQMEEHRKKRELGRFLRHQCNAQLQRRAQQIQEELEIDRQILSALLEKEDEEQRRQSARRERAVADAAWMKHVIEEQLQLEKEREAELQTIFREEARKMWEKREEEWQREKAARDRLMNEVLAGRQRQIQEKMELNRRAQEESIRYREQLIKELEEAKELTRREKEQEEELKRARRQELEAQLTEQRLEEQEEQQHRREEEEEERSAQQHCQELVQQEAKRMVEQGYPPKLYSYPKPAWT, translated from the exons ATGGCGCTGTGGGGCCGGGGCCCGGCGGTGCAGCGCTGGGCGGCCGGGCGGGAGCGGGAGGCTCGCAGCCGGCAGCAGTGGGAGCGCACCCGCCGCTCCTTCGCGCAGGCCGCCgtgtgctgctccctgcaggccCGCTGGAGCGAGCCCCGCGGCCCCCCGcgcagggccgggccgggcgccgGGGGAGGCCGGGCCGGTGCTGGCAGCGCGGCGGCGGAGCGGCTGGAGCAGCGGCGGGCGCGGCTGAGGCGGCTGCTGGCCGAGGAGCGGGAGGCGCTGGCGGCGGAgctgcggcggggccgcggggcggAGCGGCCGGGGAAGGTGAGCGGGGCGCGCCCTCCGTTAGCGCCTGCTTTGGGAGGGTCTGGAACCCTCCGGTGGCATTACGCGATCCAGCTCTCCTGTTCGCAGGGCGCTGAGCAGCTGCTGTTCGAGCACTGGAAGAAGAAGAACGCGGAGCTCCGGGAG GTGGAGTCAGACCTGAACAAGAAACACGTGACAGAGGCTTGGGGGGATCAGGTGCAGCAGAAATCCAAG AGAGAAGCAACTGAGCTTGAAGAGAAAAAGCGTTACGAAAACAAGTATGAAACTGCGCGAAGGGAAGCATTGGAAAGAATGagacaggaggaagagaagcGGCGGCAGGAGGAGAAGAAGCAAGCAGAGATGTTGCTGCAACAAATAGAAGAGCTGAAGTTACAGGAGAGAGAG GCAACAAAGCTGAAAAAGGAACAAGAGAATTTATTAAAGCAGCAGTGGGAGCTGGAGAGcttggaagaaggaaggaaacaaatggaagagcacaggaagaagagagaactTGG tCGCTTTTTGAGGCATCAGTGCAACGCCCAGTTACAGAGACGAGCTCAGCAGATACAAGAGGAGCTG GAGATAGACAGGCAAATCCTATCAGCCCTCCTCGAGAAAGAGGATGAGGAGCAGCGCCGCCAGTCAGCGCGACGGGAACGGGCTGTAGCAGATGCTGCCTGGATGAAACATGTCATTGAGGAGCAGCTCCAGTTAGagaaggagagggaagcagagctgcagactATTTTCAG AGAAGAAGCTAGAAAGAtgtgggagaagagggaagaagaatGGCAAAGAGAGAAAGCAGCCAGAGATCGCCTGATGAATGAG GTCCTCGCAGGCAGACAGCGCCAGATCCAGGAGAAGATGGAGTTAAACAGACGAGCCCAAGAAGAGTCCATAAGGTATCGAGAGCAGCTGATTAAAGAACTTGAAGAGGCTAAAGAGCTGACTCGTCgagagaaggagcaggaggaggaactgAAGAGAGCAcggaggcaggagctggaggcacAG ctgaCAGAACAACGcttggaagagcaggaggagcagcagcaccggagagaggaggaagaggaggagagatcagcccagcagcactgccaggagcTGGTGCAGCAGGAGGCCAAGCGCATGGTGGAGCAGGGCTATCCCCCCAAG CTCTACAGTTACCCCAAACCAGCGTGGACCTGA
- the TCHP gene encoding trichoplein keratin filament-binding protein isoform X3 produces the protein MALWGRGPAVQRWAAGREREARSRQQWERTRRSFAQAAVCCSLQARWSEPRGPPRRAGPGAGGGRAGAGSAAAERLEQRRARLRRLLAEEREALAAELRRGRGAERPGKGAEQLLFEHWKKKNAELREVESDLNKKHVTEAWGDQVQQKSKREATELEEKKRYENKYETARREALERMRQEEEKRRQEEKKQAEMLLQQIEELKLQEREATKLKKEQENLLKQQWELESLEEGRKQMEEHRKKRELGRFLRHQCNAQLQRRAQQIQEELEIDRQILSALLEKEDEEQRRQSARRERAVADAAWMKHVIEEQLQLEKEREAELQTIFREEARKMWEKREEEWQREKAARDRLMNEVLAGRQRQIQEKMELNRRAQEESIRYREQLIKELEEAKELTRREKEQEEELKRARRQELEAQLTEQRLEEQEEQQHRREEEEEERSAQQHCQELVQQEAKRMVEQGYPPKLYSYPKPAWT, from the exons ATGGCGCTGTGGGGCCGGGGCCCGGCGGTGCAGCGCTGGGCGGCCGGGCGGGAGCGGGAGGCTCGCAGCCGGCAGCAGTGGGAGCGCACCCGCCGCTCCTTCGCGCAGGCCGCCgtgtgctgctccctgcaggccCGCTGGAGCGAGCCCCGCGGCCCCCCGcgcagggccgggccgggcgccgGGGGAGGCCGGGCCGGTGCTGGCAGCGCGGCGGCGGAGCGGCTGGAGCAGCGGCGGGCGCGGCTGAGGCGGCTGCTGGCCGAGGAGCGGGAGGCGCTGGCGGCGGAgctgcggcggggccgcggggcggAGCGGCCGGGGAAG GGCGCTGAGCAGCTGCTGTTCGAGCACTGGAAGAAGAAGAACGCGGAGCTCCGGGAG GTGGAGTCAGACCTGAACAAGAAACACGTGACAGAGGCTTGGGGGGATCAGGTGCAGCAGAAATCCAAG AGAGAAGCAACTGAGCTTGAAGAGAAAAAGCGTTACGAAAACAAGTATGAAACTGCGCGAAGGGAAGCATTGGAAAGAATGagacaggaggaagagaagcGGCGGCAGGAGGAGAAGAAGCAAGCAGAGATGTTGCTGCAACAAATAGAAGAGCTGAAGTTACAGGAGAGAGAG GCAACAAAGCTGAAAAAGGAACAAGAGAATTTATTAAAGCAGCAGTGGGAGCTGGAGAGcttggaagaaggaaggaaacaaatggaagagcacaggaagaagagagaactTGG tCGCTTTTTGAGGCATCAGTGCAACGCCCAGTTACAGAGACGAGCTCAGCAGATACAAGAGGAGCTG GAGATAGACAGGCAAATCCTATCAGCCCTCCTCGAGAAAGAGGATGAGGAGCAGCGCCGCCAGTCAGCGCGACGGGAACGGGCTGTAGCAGATGCTGCCTGGATGAAACATGTCATTGAGGAGCAGCTCCAGTTAGagaaggagagggaagcagagctgcagactATTTTCAG AGAAGAAGCTAGAAAGAtgtgggagaagagggaagaagaatGGCAAAGAGAGAAAGCAGCCAGAGATCGCCTGATGAATGAG GTCCTCGCAGGCAGACAGCGCCAGATCCAGGAGAAGATGGAGTTAAACAGACGAGCCCAAGAAGAGTCCATAAGGTATCGAGAGCAGCTGATTAAAGAACTTGAAGAGGCTAAAGAGCTGACTCGTCgagagaaggagcaggaggaggaactgAAGAGAGCAcggaggcaggagctggaggcacAG ctgaCAGAACAACGcttggaagagcaggaggagcagcagcaccggagagaggaggaagaggaggagagatcagcccagcagcactgccaggagcTGGTGCAGCAGGAGGCCAAGCGCATGGTGGAGCAGGGCTATCCCCCCAAG CTCTACAGTTACCCCAAACCAGCGTGGACCTGA